AAAAGTCTCAAGTGTTTGCGCAACGTTCAGAACTGAATCGTAATATCCTGAACTTGAAAGATGAATGTAAACAACTGGAATCCGATGTTTCTTCGCTAAAAGGTGGCGTTAGTCCACTTTCACAGAATACAAAACGTCTTATTGCATTACTTAACGACGCCAATATTAAGGCGACACCATTAAGTCATTTAGCAGAAGTGACCGATAGAAAATGGCAGGATGCGATTGAAGGCTACCTTGGCGCTCAACGTGAAGCGCTGATCGTAGAACCGGATGACGCAGAAGAAGCCATCCGTATATTTCGAGCTCACCGACGTCAGTTAATGGGCTGTCGAGTTATTGATACAACCCAAACACGACTCTGGTTAAATCGTGGAGACAATAATTCGGCATTGCGCTTTATTCGTTGTAATAATGATCACGCTCAAGCTTATATTAATCGACGTTTAGGTGGTATTAAGCCCGTCGAAACTGAACGTGAATTACTCCGTGAAGACAGTGCAATGACAGCCGACGGCATGTTGAAACTGGCTGGGACGATTTCTACTATTCGGTTTGTACCTCACATGATGGTCGGCATCAATACCGAAGGTATGCGTGAGTCACGCGAAAAGCAGCTTACAAGCCTTAGTAGTGAGTTGATGAACTTCTTAAAAGCAGACCAGCGTCTTGAGCAGGCTGATTCATTACTCGGTCGAGTGATAGCCAATAATCAATTTGATGCAGACAGTATTGGCAATGCAAGTCATACCGTTACTCGATTAACCCAGGAATTAGAATCGGTTGAAGCCGAAATGTCACAGCTTCAAAAGCATGATGACACGGAACTTCAAGATCGTATCGAAGAACTGAAAATACGCATTGCTAATGTTGAATTAGAGCAGAAGAAGCTGGACCGTGAACGCCAACAAATTGCAGAGCAGTTTGGAGCGCTAAACACACAAAAAAGCCAATTGAGTTCTGCACTCGCAGCATTAGATGAAGAGCGCAATCGACTAACTTCTAACCCGAGATACGATGCAGAATTTGCAAGTGAGCGCTATTCATTATTAGAAAGCAGCATGGTAAATGGGGCGGCTATCTATAAAGAAGCCATCAGTCGAGCTGAAAAAGCCAACGAGAAAGCACGCAGCTTTGACCAGAAGGTACGCAAAGATGTCGCAGATCATTACGGAAAATACCATCAAGCGAATTTAGACAACGATGTTCAACTAGATTACTTAGAGTCTAAATTTGAAGAGTTTGAACATTATGTCTCTTATCAAATCGACATTCTGAGCGAAACTGAATTGGCCAAATACGCGAAACGCGCGGAGCTGGCTCGTAAAGAAGCAGAGGAAACCTTCCGCTCGGATTATGTGTCTAAGTTGAAAGACTCTTTAGACCAAGTTGCTCATATTATTCGAGAGCTCAACCACAGTTTAAAGCGTAGACCCTTTAACTTGGAAATCTATCAATTCCGTTATTACCCTAACGGGGATATGAAAGACATTCTCGACCTTGTTGAACGCTTTAGCGCGCAAGATCAGGCAAATGTAGGTGGATTGTTTGACCCGCACCTAAGTGATGATCCTGAGCATGCACGCGCTATCGCATCCATTCAGGAACTTATATCGGATGAAGACAAGCAACAAGACCTTGCTGACTATCGTAAATTTTATAACTTCGAAGTCGATATTTTGGACGCCGAAGGCAATAAAAAAACCACTCTGAGCCAGCGTATTCAAACAGGGTCTGGTGGTGAGCACCAAATACCATTTTACCTAGCCATTGCGGCTGCCCTCTCTACTACGTATCGATTACATGAAACCATGGAAGGGGATATCGTTGGTGGATTCTCTTTGGCCATGTTTGACGAGGCGTTTAACAAAATAGACATGGTAAAAACCTCAACGTGTATGGGCTTTATGAAAGACATCGGTCTGCAAGTAATCGCCGCAGCACCAGATGATAAACGTGCCGTAATGGCCGCT
This genomic stretch from Marinomonas primoryensis harbors:
- a CDS encoding SbcC/MukB-like Walker B domain-containing protein, with protein sequence MKKLNRIVLVNWYLLGAEEINIRGNTAIVGPTGSGKSSLLDAIQTVLTGASKRHLNYNASANDGKASGRSIRSYILGMIDSGQANVKALGTQPRQDATSYLALVFEDSVTGNESTLGLALSASLASPEEDVLGRFVLPNFGAKKSDFIDAMEGKSYKAKPWIEVRESMKKVCLDPYIKSGSASATQYINRYLEELSPSPDQLITLDSFLKNFKNALKFVPIASPTRFVQDFVLAEAPLQVGAYQKSLNEYRHLEAKTLEVSKRIDDLKLIQQDCEKKHQQEQSAINYQWIATEARFDELGSKQDDIQDQYELQKEREEEIEEELATQGSLLKQLQGQLLRFEQQYEHSDVGLKLQQLEQSKKLLVLQGQQDQKAILQVRQLTLLLGALNSFEDLLSKETRSLVKEFSAFNGLITEDGRIEGNLKPLTQKLIALNDILDKEKSQVFAQRSELNRNILNLKDECKQLESDVSSLKGGVSPLSQNTKRLIALLNDANIKATPLSHLAEVTDRKWQDAIEGYLGAQREALIVEPDDAEEAIRIFRAHRRQLMGCRVIDTTQTRLWLNRGDNNSALRFIRCNNDHAQAYINRRLGGIKPVETERELLREDSAMTADGMLKLAGTISTIRFVPHMMVGINTEGMRESREKQLTSLSSELMNFLKADQRLEQADSLLGRVIANNQFDADSIGNASHTVTRLTQELESVEAEMSQLQKHDDTELQDRIEELKIRIANVELEQKKLDRERQQIAEQFGALNTQKSQLSSALAALDEERNRLTSNPRYDAEFASERYSLLESSMVNGAAIYKEAISRAEKANEKARSFDQKVRKDVADHYGKYHQANLDNDVQLDYLESKFEEFEHYVSYQIDILSETELAKYAKRAELARKEAEETFRSDYVSKLKDSLDQVAHIIRELNHSLKRRPFNLEIYQFRYYPNGDMKDILDLVERFSAQDQANVGGLFDPHLSDDPEHARAIASIQELISDEDKQQDLADYRKFYNFEVDILDAEGNKKTTLSQRIQTGSGGEHQIPFYLAIAAALSTTYRLHETMEGDIVGGFSLAMFDEAFNKIDMVKTSTCMGFMKDIGLQVIAAAPDDKRAVMAANMDTIISVWREGGAVSIDVAYPKEKGQVLLNGESNSLLTSA